Proteins encoded by one window of Cydia fagiglandana chromosome Z, ilCydFagi1.1, whole genome shotgun sequence:
- the LOC134679290 gene encoding myotubularin-related protein 9, with the protein MEFIELISINKLDGVILKYPHQDNVDGTVCITGHHLILSSRKEGVRELWLLHRNIDSIEKKENKPVNGIMQGGSLFLKCKDLRIFQLDISSSAELNMLAQTLENLSGLQDPSLFYPFFYRHMHPIMENGHTLYSIEGEFTKVLATEEWRISRVNQNYTVCPAYPKAVVVPKSVDDDMLFLAASFRQGGRFPVLSYRHNNGAVLLRAGQPLYGPKHRRCRPDEAILNAVVGPGMKGIIYDLRSNSAISQQQSKGGGTESNSNYSQWKIYNRSMDDVDNQQQLLDSYAKLIEACNDREISSDKWISRLESCGWPESVRNALHTACIIAQHIHQKAEPVLVHGTRGEDATLLVCSLVQIILNPDCRTIRGLQALVEREWLSAGHPFGERHRCGPYSSAPRAAPTFLLLLDCVRQFLEQFPCSFEYRQSFLITLFEHSYASQFGTFLCDNEQQREYRGVSEQTTSVWSWINQPDELSTYINPLYDPTPSVIWPSVAPMSFVIWEELYLRWSIPQSTEQREEQYGAIRAREQSLRARAHQLRRELLDLAAQYYAPQDKQELLLHN; encoded by the exons ATGGAATTTATAGAGCtcatatcaataaataaattggacggtgttattttaaaatatccCCACCAGGATAACGTTGATGGTACGGTGTGTATTACTGGACATCACCTCATTTTGAGTTCACGAAAAGAAGGCGTTCGCGAACTATGG CTTCTTCATAGAAACATAGATAGCATCGAGAAGAAAGAAAACAAGCCAGTCAATGGCATCATGCAGGGTGGTTCCTTGTTCTTGAAGTGCAAAGACCTGCGGATATTCCAGCTTGACATCAGCTCCAGCGCAGAGTTGAACATGCTGGCCCAAACCCTGGAAAACCTCTCCGGACTACAAGATCCCAGCCTTTTCTATCCATTTTTTTATAGACATATGCACCCAATTATGGAAAATGGGCATACATTATATAG TATAGAGGGTGAATTCACAAAAGTGTTAGCAACAGAGGAGTGGAGGATATCTCGAGTCAACCAAAACTACACTGTGTGCCCGGCGTACCCAAAGGCAGTGGTGGTCCCCAAGAGTGTAGATGATGATATGTTATTCCTGGCTGCATCATTCAGACAAGGAGGCCGATTTCCCGTACTCTCCTATAGGCACAACAATGGG GCAGTGTTGCTGCGGGCAGGACAGCCGCTGTACGGGCCGAAGCACCGGCGCTGCCGGCCCGACGAGGCCATCCTCAACGCAGTCGTGGGCCCGGGCATGAAGGGCATCATATACGATCTGAGGAGCAACAGCGCCATTTCACAGCAGCAGAGTAAAG GCGGCGGCACGGAGAGCAACTCCAACTACTCCCAGTGGAAGATCTACAACCGGTCGATGGACGACGTCGACAATCAGCAACAACTCCTCGATAGTTACGCCAAACTTATTGAAG CCTGCAACGACCGCGAGATATCGAGCGACAAGTGGATATCGCGGCTGGAGTCGTGCGGCTGGCCGGAGAGCGTCCGCAACGCGCTGCACACCGCCTGCATCATCGCGCAGCACATACACCAG AAGGCAGAGCCGGTGCTGGTGCACGGCACGCGCGGCGAGGACGCGACGCTGCTAGTGTGCTCACTAGTGCAGATTATACTTAACCCCGACTGCAGGACTATACGCGG TTTGCAGGCGCTAGTGGAGCGCGAGTGGCTGTCGGCGGGGCACCCGTTCGGCGAGCGGCACCGCTGCGGGCCGTACTCGAGCGCCCCCCGCGCCGCCCCCACCTTCCTGCTGCTGCTGGACTGCGTGCGCCAGTTCCTCGAGCAGTTCCCCTGCAGCTTCGAGTACCGCCAGTCCTTCCTCATCACGCTGTTCGAGCACTCGTACGCGAGTCAATTCG GGACCTTCCTATGCGACAATGAGCAGCAGCGCGAGTACCGCGGCGTGAGCGAGCAGACGACCAGCGTCTGGTCGTGGATCAACCAACCGGACGAGCTTTCTACCTACATTAACCCGCTGTACGACCCCACGCCTTCCGTCATCTGGCCTTCCGTGGCGCCCATGAGCTTCGTCATATGGGAGG AGCTGTACCTGCGCTGGTCGATCCCGCAGTCGACAGAGCAGCGCGAGGAGCAGTACGGCGCCATCCGCGCGCGCGAGCAGTCCCTGCGCGCGCGCGCGCACCAGCTCCGCCGCGAGCTGCTCGACCTCGCCGCGCAGTACTACGCGCCGCAGGACAAGCAGGAACTCCTGCTACACAACTAG